The following proteins are co-located in the Pedobacter sp. FW305-3-2-15-E-R2A2 genome:
- a CDS encoding Crp/Fnr family transcriptional regulator, giving the protein MFELLRKNIEKHLSISDADFEQFTKPFYHRKIAKKQFLLRAGQICKFEGFVIKGCLRVYYLDEQGQERILYFAIEDWWITDIDSFTNNTPSILNIEALEDSEVLLITQPYKEALYEQLPIVEKLFRIMTQKTHVALQRRMISALGKTADERYLEFIEKYPQLEQRLTQLQVASYLGISHEFLSKIRKKLSKLR; this is encoded by the coding sequence ATGTTTGAGCTACTCCGTAAAAATATTGAAAAACATCTTTCGATCTCCGATGCGGATTTTGAACAGTTTACCAAACCATTCTATCATCGGAAAATAGCAAAAAAACAATTTCTCCTGCGGGCAGGGCAGATTTGTAAATTTGAAGGTTTTGTGATCAAAGGTTGTTTAAGGGTGTATTATCTGGATGAACAAGGGCAGGAGCGGATTTTATATTTTGCCATCGAGGATTGGTGGATTACCGATATCGACAGTTTTACGAACAATACCCCCTCCATTTTAAATATTGAAGCCCTGGAAGACAGTGAAGTGCTGCTGATTACCCAGCCTTATAAAGAAGCGTTATATGAGCAACTTCCTATCGTGGAAAAGCTTTTTCGCATCATGACACAGAAAACGCATGTCGCTTTGCAAAGAAGAATGATTTCTGCATTGGGAAAGACTGCCGATGAACGCTACCTGGAGTTCATAGAGAAATATCCGCAACTGGAACAGCGCCTCACGCAACTACAGGTTGCTTCTTATCTGGGCATCTCCCATGAATTTCTCAGTAAAATCCGAAAAAAGCTGTCTAAGCTGAGGTAA